A single genomic interval of Lepisosteus oculatus isolate fLepOcu1 chromosome 12, fLepOcu1.hap2, whole genome shotgun sequence harbors:
- the lrrfip1a gene encoding nestin isoform X12 produces MGTQGTGRKRIPNRERLTAEDDALNQIAREAEARLAAKRAARAEAREIRMKELERQQKEISDDDERMSVGSRGSLRSDLDSVTADGGAGSRKKSKKKKHSKAINGFDEGYHGSTQSRKSSRSSRHSDESRISKSSRHDLQLGNYCSSDLYSNSSLSSSKLQSTQNGARPSMLYSDAPQYRSYRGSVYEDSVCSAARRFNGSNSRAPSEYSGFLGSNSRASSRASSARASPVSQEDCSSVAGFLRSAASSSSVLRDLDDVTIPDLPDVEERSDRDFLEKGSRTASTLSAATLASLGGSSSRRGSGDTSISADTEASIREIKDIHELKDQVQDVELRYIQGLKEVKDSLAEVEEKYRKAMVSNAQMDNEKSNLMYQVDTLKDSLMELEEQLSETRRAYEEKTKEYERERHAHSVLQFQFNEMKETLRQSEELLTEVRQLRLKQDGYVREVSDLQETLEWKDKKIGALERQKEYSDAIRNERDELRDEVVLLKDVLKRHGIVLGQSAATNGEAGEGGPDRPANVDSSPVSAQDPSQTLHSSGDGLLGKAKEVQMESKDVKDVGNKQILEKDENNSVGQHRQQEGAESQEGLGGEKTQEIQGGSELSSPAPCEDSLNNIEEQRLLASIPSQENPEKAWSDSSMASDSVTQVTDTDKGDTHQDGIQKPIQESKLGGDVVCGSTENTSMVDEGEQKREIVVETEKAGIQVVITGPEEEMVREGDEGPENGGNNSEKPEQTSGGFGVTVDENKYQSSDTGSEAIDSASSGVEIQDTNTIEGRIENKTFVERETELKAASEISVESAEVDLVEKHTESKCMDSKRDNILDSGIEGTTDKDVMDGSGQIEKVISVDECATPESTGAVSEEINWSISKCQEEIQGQEARFLKSEAGNTESARDSTLLSLESEVNSVKGEINEELSESLVARLPEGESCDNTLSDKEHDVAITLSEQLHREQYSEVVLRETESEGEERVVSGDSVTPVLPNTQSDPESKGTREEASLDGPTEPPVLECADDPGRDTTDESAIESEGKENEVAQGAEPEMDSKPDENDLDNRIQEEGAEVVKEHDLKTEDSGLGTEDVREKPETQEIDKKTESQSPTEAQDSGCRDLEENEHPQPTGPEFEEGECPQLTGPELKEDERPQLAEPELKEDERPQLAEPELKEDERPQLAEPELEEDKCPQPAEPEHEEVGGPQPTGPEHEDDGHPQPTEPELEEDECPQVTGPELKEDEHPQSIGPELKEDERLQSTGPELEEDECPQPTGPELEEDGRPQPTGPELQEDGSPQVAGPELKEDECPQPTGPEIKEDGRPQPTGSELEEDGCPQPTGPELKEDRPPHSTGPELKEDRPPHSTGPELEEDRHPQQTGPEIQEDRGAHLPGTELEKDGCPQPTGPEVEDDGHPQPTGPDVEDDGRPQPTGPDVEDDGRPQPAGPVLEEDGGPQPTALELEEDGGPQPTALELEEDGGPQPTALELEDDVRPQPAGPEVEDDVRPQPTGPEVEDDVRPQPAGPELEEDGGVQPTAPEHGKENKSVDNEEEKKMELTGGNERKNDGEEKENETEKDIAEILDVGVEFGDNVNTVDLSEEGKSTVSSCNPLVGSPITKGLEEPTGESTVLYPENCELKDKSELQMQGNSDTNVLADTSNLTSEEVSDVSETPEKVDIDTVVTDNSFDAKMDAAKEESQECLTAQGVSSVGALAECVEKVIAQVERTEVEEDEIQEKSQVKDDPVDSLNLKGEGESAERTEVQETDPKEETKTQVKEESPVMLENDLKKGKDMLETNEAQEIGKRENIELQVKHDGSVQDTVNADSEDVSSGRTMDSCVSISEAGASHPEGSNGNKEHQKQTEVQDKCATSPVKEKSETKNAGQAELSKVLCVSEKEQELTSEKEEEEEEDEKGDSFEFEDSALAEEQPREEKIEAASGALEPRTEKKDGNQDVKSVSSDKVEDLEQSKQSEAGETEAPQQESESKPGAHEESSAVKSADRVRESAEDEQDQNGSQEEGNTMEGAVKDKGQTESQAQKSGGARNQEETEGDDLGKADSAKGSKKGKGKGRDDCRMS; encoded by the exons CCTTCCATGCTATATAGTGATGCTCCCCAATATCGGAGTTACAGG GGCTCTGTTTACGAGGACAGTGTATGCAGCGCAGCCCGGCGGTTTAATGGCTCTAACTCTCGAGCT CCATCGGAGTACAGTGGCTTTCTGGGGTCCAACTCGCGTGCTTCTTCCAGGGCCAGTTCTGCTCGCGCCAGCCCTGTG TCTCAGGAGGACTGCAGCTCGGTGGCAGGGTTCCTGCGCAGTGCAGCTAGCAGCAGCAGTGTCCTGAGAGACCTGGATGATGTCACTATCCCTGATCTGCCCGAC GTGGAAGAGAGGTCGGACAGGGATTTCCTGGAAAAG GGATCTCGGACAGCTTCCACGTTGTCAGCTGCTACCCTTGCCTCCCTGGGAGGGTCATCTTCTCGTAGAGGGAGTGGGGATACCTCCATCTCTGCTGACACAGAAGCCTCTATTCGAGAGATTAAG GATATTCATGAGCTGAAGGATCAGGTTCAGGATGTGGAACTCAGATATATACAGGGGCTCAAAGAAGTCAAG gactctctggctgaagtggagGAGAAGTATAGGAAAGCCATGGTATCCAATGCCCAGATGGACAATGAGAAGTCTAATCTGATGTACCAGGTGGACACGCTGAAGGACTCCCTGATGGAGCTGGAGGAGCAGCTCTCAGAGACCAGGAGAGCATATGAAGAAAAAACTAAA GAATATGAAAGAGAGAGGCATGCCCACAGCGTGTTACAGTTCCAGTTTAACGAGATGAAAGAGACTCTCCGACAAAGTGAAGAATTATTAACT GAGGTCCGCCAGCTGCGACTGAAGCAGGATGGCTATGTTAGGGAGGTTTCTGACCTGCAGGAAACCCTGGAGTGGAAGGATAAAAAGATTGGG GCCTTAGAGAGGCAGAAGGAATATTCTGACGCTATCCGGAATGAGCGGGATGAGCTCAGGGATGAAGTGGTCCTACTGAAGGACGTTCTGAAG AGACACGGGATTGTTCTGGGCCAGAGCGCAGCCACTAATGGGGAGGCCGGCGAGGGTGGTCCTGACAGACCGGCCAATGTGGACTCCTCCCCAGTGTCAGCTCAGGACCCCTCTCAGACTCTGCACTCTAGTGGGGATGGACTGCTAG GCAAAGCCAAGGAGGTGCAGATGGAAAGTAAAGATGTGAAGGATGTTGGGAATAAGCAGATCTTGGAGAAGGATGAGAACAATTCTGTGGGACAGCACAGGCAACAGGAGGGGGCAGAATCACAGGAAGGGCTTGGTGGAGAAAAGACGCAAGAAATCCAGGGTGGAAGTGAACTGTCTTCACCAGCACCCTGTGAGGACTCACTAAATAACATAGAAGAACAGAGGCTTTTGGCCAGCATACCCTCTCAAGAGAACCCAGAAAAGGCATGGTCCGACTCGTCTATGGCCTCTGATAGTGTCACACAGGTCACTGATACAGACAAGGGTGACACACATCAAGATGGCATTCAGAAGCCCATTCAAGAGTCCAAGCTTGGGGGTGATGTAGTCTGTGGCAGTACAGAGAACACAAGTATGGTAGATGAAGGAGAACAAAAGAGAGAAATTGTTGTTGAAACAGAGAAAGCAGGGATACAAGTGGTTATAACAGGTCCTGAAGAAGAAATGGTTAGAGAGGGAGACGAAGGTCCTGAAAATGGTGGGAATAACAGTGAAAAACCTGAGCAAACTTCAGGTGGTTTTGGTGTAACCGTTgatgaaaataaatatcagaGTTCAGACACAGGTAGTGAAGCCATTGATTCAGCATCATCAGGTGTGGAAAttcaagacacaaacacaatcgAAGGAAGgattgaaaacaaaacttttgtaGAAAGGGAAACAGAGCTCAAAGCTGCTAGTGAGATAAGTGTGGAAAGTGCAGAGGTAGATTTGGTAGAAAAGCACACAGAGAGCAAATGCATGGATAGTAAAAGAGATAATATTTTGGATAGTGGAATAGAAGGAACAACAGATAAAGATGTAATGGATGGTTCAGGTCAAATCGAGAAAGTCATCAGTGTGGATGAATGTGCAACCCCAGAAAGTACTGGCGCTGTATCAGAAGAAATAAATTGGAGCATATCAAAGTGCCAAGAAGAAATTCAAGGTCAAGAAGCACGTTTTCTGAAATCAGAAGCTGGAAATACAGAGTCTGCTAGGGACAGTACTTTGCTTTCTTTAGAGAGTGAGGTTAACTCTGTAAAAGGTGAAATTAATGAAGAATTATCTGAAAGTCTGGTAGCTAGGTTACCAGAGGGTGAAAGTTGTGACAACACATTGAGTGACAAAGAACATGATGTAGCTATAACTTTAAGTGAACAGTTACATAGGGAACAATATTCTGAGGTAGTTTTAAGGGAAACGGAGTCAGAGGGAGAAGAGAGGGTTGTTTCAGGAGACAGTGTGACCCCAGTCCTGCCAAACACTCAGTCTGATCCTGAAAGCAAAGGGACAAGAGAAGAAGCTTCATTGGATGGACCTACTGAACCACCGGTATTGGAATGCGCTGATGATCCAGGAAGGGACACCACAGACGAATCGGCCATTGAgagtgaaggaaaagaaaatgaagtagCTCAAGGAGCAGAGCCTGAAATGGATTCAAAACCAGATGAGAATGATTTGGACAATAGAATCCAGGAGGAAGGTGCAGAAGTAGTCAAAGAACATGACTTGAAGACTGAGGATTCTGGATTAGGGACAGAAGATGTAAGAGAAAAGCCGGAAACACAAGAAATTGACAAGAAAACTGAAAGTCAATCTCCAACAGAAGCACAAGATTCAGGGTGCCGAGATCTGGAGGAAAATGAACATCCCCAGCCGACTGGACCTGAATTTGAGGAGGGTGAATGTCCCCAGCTGACTGGACCTGAACTCAAGGAAGATGAACGTCCCCAGCTGGCTGAACCTGAACTCAAGGAAGATGAACGTCCCCAGCTGGCTGAACCTGAACTCAAGGAAGATGAACGTCCCCAGCTGGCTGAACCTGAACTCGAGGAAGATAAATGTCCCCAGCCCGCTGAACCTGAACACGAGGAAGTTGGAGGTCCCCAGCCAACTGGACCTGAACACGAGGACGATGGGCATCCCCAGCCAACTGAACCTGAACTTGAGGAGGATGAATGTCCCCAGGTGACTGGACCTGAACTCAAGGAAGATGAACATCCCCAATCAATTGGACCTGAACTCAAGGAAGATGAACGTCTCCAATCAACTGGACCTGAACTTGAGGAAGACGAATGTCCCCAGCCCACTGGACCTGAACTCGAGGAAGATGGACGTCCCCAGCCCACTGGACCTGAACTTCAGGAGGATGGATCTCCCCAGGTGGCTGGACCTGAACTCAAGGAAGATGAATGTCCTCAACCAACTGGACCTGAAATCAAGGAAGACGGACGTCCCCAGCCGACTGGGTCTGAACTCGAGGAAGATGGATGTCCCCAGCCCACTGGACCTGAACTCAAGGAAGACAGACCTCCCCATTCCACTGGACCTGAACTCAAGGAAGACAGACCTCCCCATTCCACTGGACCTGAACTCGAGGAAGACAGACATCCCCAGCAGACTGGACCTGAAATCCAGGAAGACAGAGGTGCCCATCTCCCTGGTACTGAACTTGAGAAAGATGGCTGTCCCCAGCCCACTGGACCTGAAGTTGAGGATGATGGCCATCCCCAGCCCACTGGACCTGACGTTGAGGATGATGGCCGTCCCCAGCCCACTGGACCTGACGTTGAGGATGATGGCCGTCCCCAGCCCGCTGGACCTGTACTCGAGGAAGATGGAGGTCCCCAACCCACTGCACTTGAACTTGAGGAAGATGGAGGTCCCCAACCCACTGCACTTGAACTCGAGGAAGATGGAGGTCCCCAGCCCACTGCACTTGAACTTGAGGACGATGTCCGTCCCCAGCCCGCTGGACCTGAAGTCGAGGACGATGTCCGTCCCCAGCCCACTGGACCTGAAGTCGAGGACGATGTCCGTCCCCAGCCCGCTGGACCTGAACTCGAGGAAGATGGAGGTGTCCAGCCCACTGCACCTGAACAcggaaaggaaaacaaatcagTAGATAATGAAGAGGAGAAGAAAATGGAGCTTACTGGAGGAAATGAGAGAAAAAACGATggtgaggaaaaagaaaatgaaacagaaaaagatattGCAGAAATCTTAGATGTTGGTGTTGAATTTGGAGATAATGTCAATACTGTGGATTTAAGTGAAGAAGGGAAAAGTACTGTCTCAAGCTGCAACCCACTGGTAGGATCCCCAATAACTAAAGGTTTGGAAGAACCAACAGGTGAAAGCACTGTTCTATATCCTGAAAATTGTGAGTTGAAAGATAAATCTGAACTCCAGATGCAAGGTAATTCAGACACAAATGTGCTTGCTGACACTTCAAACCTGACTTCTGAAGAGGTAAGTGATGTCAGTGAAACCCCAGAAAAGGTGGACATCGACACCGTTGTTACAGACAATAGCTTTGATGCAAAGATGGATGCAGCTAAGGAAGAAAGCCAGGAGTGTTTGACTGCTCAGGGCGTTTCTTCAGTAGGAGCATTAGCAGAATGTGTGGAAAAAGTAATCGCACAAGTTGAAAGAACAGAGGTGGAAGAAGATGAAATTCAGGAAAAGTCACAAGTCAAAGATGATCCAGTAGATTCCTTGAATCTCAAAGGAGAAGGGGAGTCAGCTGAGAGAACAGAAGTACAAGAAACAGACCCTAAGGAAGAAACTAAGACTCAGGTAAAGGAGGAGTCGCCAGTGATGTTAGAAAATGAtctaaaaaaaggcaaagatATGCTTGAAACAAACGAGGCACAGGAAATTGgtaaaagagaaaatattgaGTTGCAGGTTAAACATGATGGTAGTGTTCAggatacagtaaatgctgaCTCAGAAGATGTCTCTTCTGGGAGGACGATGGATTCTTGTGTTTCTATTAGTGAAGCTGGTGCATCGCATCCAGAAGGAAGTAATGGGAACAAAGAACACCAAAAGCAGACAGAGGTCCAGGATAAATGTGCCACAAGTCCAGTGAAGGAAAAGTCTGAAACTAAGAATGCGGGGCAGGCTGAGCTCAGTAAGGTCCTCTGTGTATCTGAAAAAGAGCAAGAACTGACCAGTGagaaagaagaagaggaggaagaggatgaGAAAGGAGATTCGTTTGAGTTTGAAGACTCTGCACTTGCAGAGGAGCAACCTCGGGAAGAAAAAATAGAGGCAGCATCGGGGGCGCTGGAGCCGCGTACCGAGAAGAAAGATGGCAATCAAGATGTGAAGAGTGTCAGCTCGGATAAAGTAGAAGACCTTGAACAGTCCAAGCAATCTGAAGCTGGTGAGACAGAGGCTCCACAGCAGGAATCTGAGTCAAAACCAGGGGCACATGAGGAGAGTTCTGCTGTGAAATCTGCAGACAGGGTGAGAGAATCAGCAGAAGATGAACAGGACCAGAATGGATCACAAGAGGAGGGCAATACGATGGAGGGGGCAGTCAAAGATAAGGGGCAAACAGAAAGTCAGGCTCAAAAGAGTGGGGGTGCAAGAAATCAAGAAGAGACAGAGGGTGACGATCTTGGCAAGGCAGATTCAGCTAAAGGGAGTAAGAAGGGAAAGGGGAAAGGGAGGGATGATTGTAGGATGTCATAA